The proteins below come from a single Clostridia bacterium genomic window:
- a CDS encoding sugar phosphate isomerase/epimerase — MSRFKFSAGPWNVHEGADAFGPEVRNTIPLEQKIKRFKEIGLDAVQFHDDDAVPEINHLTEEGIKNKAAEVKEMLDQNGLVAEFVAPRLWMDPHTIDGGFTSNSKQDREFALWRALRSIDIANVLGCDKVVLWLAREGTLCYESKDPVEGVNRIAKAISKMLEYDENIKVLIETKPNEPIDRSFCPTIGHVMGLAYKTIDPDRVGGLLETAHAMLAGLDPANEMAFALAFGKLWGVHLNDQNGIKYDQDKAFGVENLRTAFNQIKVLVDNDYGSRGEYIGLDVKAMRTQKDEVCYRHLENSLKIVKILEKKVDKLDKNLQQRCIQQRDYEALEMYIIELLTNG, encoded by the coding sequence TTGTCAAGATTCAAATTTTCAGCAGGTCCATGGAATGTGCATGAAGGAGCGGATGCCTTTGGACCTGAAGTAAGGAATACCATACCGTTGGAACAAAAGATAAAAAGATTTAAAGAAATAGGGCTGGATGCTGTGCAATTTCATGATGACGATGCAGTGCCGGAGATAAACCATTTGACTGAAGAGGGCATAAAAAACAAAGCTGCGGAAGTAAAGGAGATGCTGGATCAAAATGGGTTAGTAGCTGAATTTGTAGCACCTAGATTGTGGATGGACCCTCATACAATAGACGGAGGATTTACATCAAACAGTAAACAAGATAGAGAATTTGCTTTATGGAGAGCACTAAGGTCTATAGATATAGCAAATGTATTAGGGTGTGATAAGGTGGTTCTCTGGCTGGCAAGAGAGGGTACCCTTTGCTATGAAAGCAAAGACCCTGTAGAGGGTGTCAACAGAATAGCAAAGGCTATAAGCAAAATGCTGGAATATGACGAGAATATCAAAGTACTTATTGAGACAAAACCTAACGAACCTATAGACAGAAGTTTTTGTCCTACAATAGGCCATGTCATGGGCCTTGCTTATAAGACTATAGACCCTGATAGAGTTGGGGGGCTTTTAGAGACTGCCCATGCAATGCTGGCCGGGCTTGACCCTGCCAATGAGATGGCCTTTGCCTTAGCCTTTGGCAAGCTGTGGGGAGTGCATCTAAACGATCAGAATGGAATTAAGTACGATCAAGACAAGGCCTTCGGGGTAGAAAACTTAAGGACGGCGTTCAATCAAATAAAAGTGCTGGTGGACAACGACTACGGCAGCAGGGGAGAATATATAGGATTGGATGTAAAGGCTATGAGGACTCAAAAGGATGAAGTGTGTTATAGGCACCTTGAGAACAGTTTAAAAATTGTAAAAATTTTAGAAAAAAAGGTAGATAAATTGGATAAAAACCTACAACAAAGATGTATACAACAAAGGGATTA